GTAGTGGCGACATGTTGCCGCTCGCACTCGCCTCTAGCAAGATCTGCCTGGTCAGCGATGTGATATCGCGCCATCCCGCAGAGCGTGTTCGCAAACCCGCCAAAGCGTCAGCGAGTCGGCGGATGGTGCCCTGAATCTCTGATGAGTCCATTTCGGGCCATGCGGAGAACAGTTGCTTGGCTTTGACCCAGTCACTTGCTGTCACGCCGCACCTCGCGTCCCGCGCGAATGATGCACGTAGCGGCGATTACCTTCACCGATGGCTGGGACAGATCTTCGATGAGGGCGTTAACCACGGCCGTATCGGTCAACAGGCTTTCGGCGTCACCAACGAGGTGACCCGCAGCTTGACGAGTCTGAGCCTGCGCCATCGAGACCGCAGCATGCAGACGTGATTGTTCCTGAGCCCGACCGCATTTTTGGGCGAGGTCAGTGACCTCTGAAAGATGGTCGCGGGCCGTTCTCGCGGCAAGATCTGCTGCGCTGCGATAGCGGTCCCAGCCACCGAAGATCTCCAACAATTCAGAGGTAGTGCTCATGTTGTAGTTATGGTCCCGACTGTTGTCATACGCACGATTGAGCCACCCCAGGGCCCGTTCGTCCGAGATCGGCGAGGATGCACCAGCTTGGATCCAAACCTTGAGAGTGAACGGCGGCAGCAACCTATCTGCCTGACGGCGAAGTGCGGTCAGAGCATCAGCGTGGCCTCTGACCAGATCTAGAGCGCTGGTCAGGTCGGCTTCTACGAGGTAGTCGAAGCCGAAATAGGCGGTGGGATCGCCGTGATAGCGGTCGTCGATCCGGCGGAAGGCCGATGCCTGTCCGCGGTCGTCGAGGTAGATCGCCTGGGCTAGAACATCGACCAGTTGATTTCCGGTGCGGAAGAGTCGTGTGCCGGGTGCCCGCAGGGCAGCAGACCGATTGAACGCGCCTTGTACCGCTGCTCCGGGCAACTGTGCTCGCGCGGCCTGCCACTGGCGGGGATCAATCAGCGGCCGGGACTGCCAGGGGTCGAACACCACATTCGCACACCCGTCGACGGTGCGGTCGACGTGTCGCAGTTTGATGCCGCCCTCGTCTGCCACATATCGGAGCATGGCCTCCCGCATCCCGCGCCAGTGTTCCTCGATCGCCAACACAGACTCTGCGATATCCCGGCCCTCGGTAGATGTTTCGTGAATCGCTTCCAGCATGTCCATCTTGTCGATCTCCTGCTGGGCTGTTTGCAACTCTTTGTGGACCTGCTCGGCTTTGGCTTGCAATCCTTCCGGTCCGTATTCGAGGGCAGCAGTCCAGACTTCATTGAGACCCTCGGAGATTGCATCCTGGAGGGTAGAGACGGAGTCGGAAAACACACGGAAGCCCCGGGTGAGGAGTTGGGCCCAGGCCTCGAGGAATGATGCGCCCGGGTCGTGGTCGGCCACTCTGTATTGCAGCGCCGGGGTCATGGGGCCACGATGGACGGCTTGATAGCGGTCGACTCGCCCCAGCCGTTGTTCAAGTTGGTTGGGTGACCACGGCAGGCGGACGTGGACGATGGCATCTGCAGTCTGGAGATTGAGTCCGTCCTCGGCTGAATCGTCAACTACGAGGACTCGACTGCCTGTCTGGTCGATTGCTGACCAGGCCGAAACGGCCTCGTCCGACGCATCCATATCAAGGCGTCGGCTGTGCTCGTAGACAGCCAGCTTTTTGAACCGCTGTGCCAAACGGTCGGCAAGGCTGCCAGCGAGACTCCCTGGCCCGCAAAAGAGTACGACTCGGTGACTGCCTCGGAGTGTCGGAAGCATCGCGTTGATCAGATCATCGAGGTGCTCGACGGAATCCGTGGTGGGCCCTGCGGACCGTGACCGGAGCTCGTCGAGGATGGTGCGCTCGAAATCGAACAAATCCGGTTCTGTCAGCAGAACCCGTTCGCGT
The DNA window shown above is from Nocardia sp. NBC_01730 and carries:
- the dpdE gene encoding protein DpdE, translating into MYMNRGITTGTIRGGLTVTHRFAVGQLVECVGSPGVGRVGEISDGHARVDFFESVAVPVALSEHVPLTKCRPAVLGEATRVFRRNPDTGDWLAGRVQASAGGKYYVQFPNYEFGFPIPEKELRVRWDRPVADPVTVLTAGGHESAYFHDARIPFLQDLVAQRAASANTPALLSSAVELFPHQIRAALTVLADPVQRYLLADEVGLGKTVEAGFVIRQTLIDKPDARICIVAPDVLRRQWIRELSLKFFIEDFPRAKISCVAHENPERWAKNHGSDLVVVDEAHRLVHASGPDESPYRELAGLAHSSTRLLLLSATPVMSHYLTQLGMLHLLAPDLYRWTDRDAFEDKYRLRSKLADCVFALDSEYTYLLPSAITRIRELLPPEDKRFAELSRLVLDLLADDDELLSSADALELKARTEALRAHISEAYRLHRRVIRHRRHTVLHDDPDAEFLPYAVRGRQDPEAIVIGSEAHDLTQLILSDWRSQVWDHLLDNGLEEYKPAYSMILGILVSRGTVLPHDLQDALEWRVTKDENAATRASLSERERVLLTEPDLFDFERTILDELRSRSAGPTTDSVEHLDDLINAMLPTLRGSHRVVLFCGPGSLAGSLADRLAQRFKKLAVYEHSRRLDMDASDEAVSAWSAIDQTGSRVLVVDDSAEDGLNLQTADAIVHVRLPWSPNQLEQRLGRVDRYQAVHRGPMTPALQYRVADHDPGASFLEAWAQLLTRGFRVFSDSVSTLQDAISEGLNEVWTAALEYGPEGLQAKAEQVHKELQTAQQEIDKMDMLEAIHETSTEGRDIAESVLAIEEHWRGMREAMLRYVADEGGIKLRHVDRTVDGCANVVFDPWQSRPLIDPRQWQAARAQLPGAAVQGAFNRSAALRAPGTRLFRTGNQLVDVLAQAIYLDDRGQASAFRRIDDRYHGDPTAYFGFDYLVEADLTSALDLVRGHADALTALRRQADRLLPPFTLKVWIQAGASSPISDERALGWLNRAYDNSRDHNYNMSTTSELLEIFGGWDRYRSAADLAARTARDHLSEVTDLAQKCGRAQEQSRLHAAVSMAQAQTRQAAGHLVGDAESLLTDTAVVNALIEDLSQPSVKVIAATCIIRAGREVRRDSK